From Streptomyces sp. NBC_01426, a single genomic window includes:
- a CDS encoding ScbR family autoregulator-binding transcription factor, protein MQERSERTRRRLLFAGAEMFHRNGYANATLGEIAGAAGVTKGALYFHFASKDELADAVQQWGCGLLHEAVRGLREAGDSPLQALIGTTHWLARTLHEDPAIPASFRITKECAGQQPAVVDFHGAWLSVVYRLLRMARDAGELAGFSGGVDEAGGSAGVGVPDAVGTSALVGTAHGSAEAEGPGAAEGSVAAGSGAAGGRWEGAEALVAAAVCGIEVLSGTGLSYRELKGKVAALWGLLLPSLVGEARAGEYRTGGEEGAADERCLEAVGFMASGGQAVSFGSCR, encoded by the coding sequence GTGCAGGAGAGGTCGGAGCGGACGCGTAGGCGACTGCTCTTCGCCGGAGCCGAGATGTTCCACCGGAACGGCTACGCCAATGCGACGCTCGGCGAGATCGCGGGTGCGGCCGGGGTCACGAAGGGGGCGCTGTACTTCCACTTCGCCTCGAAGGACGAACTGGCGGACGCGGTGCAGCAGTGGGGCTGTGGGCTGTTGCACGAGGCGGTACGGGGATTGCGGGAGGCCGGGGACTCGCCGTTGCAGGCGCTGATCGGCACGACGCACTGGCTGGCGCGGACCCTGCACGAGGATCCGGCGATCCCGGCGAGCTTCCGGATCACCAAGGAGTGCGCGGGGCAGCAACCGGCGGTGGTGGACTTCCACGGGGCATGGCTCTCGGTGGTCTACCGACTGCTGCGGATGGCCCGGGACGCGGGGGAGTTGGCGGGCTTCTCGGGCGGGGTCGACGAGGCGGGTGGGTCGGCCGGGGTGGGTGTGCCGGATGCGGTGGGTACGTCTGCGCTGGTCGGTACGGCCCATGGGTCTGCTGAGGCCGAGGGGCCCGGTGCGGCCGAGGGGTCCGTGGCGGCCGGGAGTGGTGCCGCCGGAGGTCGGTGGGAGGGGGCGGAGGCGTTGGTCGCGGCCGCCGTCTGCGGGATCGAGGTGCTGTCCGGGACCGGGCTGTCGTACCGGGAGTTGAAGGGCAAGGTGGCCGCCCTCTGGGGGCTGCTCCTGCCGAGCCTGGTGGGGGAGGCGCGCGCCGGGGAGTACCGGACGGGGGGCGAGGAGGGCGCCGCGGACGAGCGGTGCCTGGAAGCGGTGGGGTTCATGGCGAGCGGGGGTCAGGCCGTCTCTTTCGGATCTTGTCGGTGA
- a CDS encoding AfsR/SARP family transcriptional regulator, which translates to MKIQVLGPLSAEVNGGSIVPTAGKPRQILALFSLQPGRVIPVPTLMEEIWGHDLPQSALTTLQSYILQLRRRLGTAMGPGRPGRAKEVLATRHGGYVLQVPPEAVDVYTYDSLLARGQSAFEAGDDEGSAAMLRDALALWNGPALVDVRLGPILEIEVMRLEESRLVTVERRIDVDLRLGRHTELLVELTELTARHPQHEGLHSQVMVALYRSGRQAAALDVYRRLRNRLIDDLGVEPSPQLQRLHQAMLAVDPALDVAAGAKRGSTFDLYAA; encoded by the coding sequence GTGAAGATTCAGGTGCTGGGTCCGTTGAGTGCCGAGGTCAACGGGGGTTCGATCGTTCCGACTGCCGGCAAGCCGCGCCAGATCCTGGCGCTCTTCTCGCTGCAGCCGGGCCGGGTGATTCCGGTACCCACGCTCATGGAGGAGATCTGGGGTCACGATCTCCCGCAGAGCGCGCTGACCACACTCCAGTCGTACATCCTGCAGTTGCGTCGCCGACTGGGCACCGCCATGGGGCCCGGACGGCCGGGCAGGGCCAAGGAGGTGCTCGCCACGCGGCACGGTGGGTACGTGTTGCAGGTGCCGCCCGAGGCGGTGGACGTGTACACGTACGACAGCCTGCTCGCCCGGGGACAGAGCGCGTTCGAGGCCGGTGACGACGAAGGGTCCGCGGCCATGCTGCGGGATGCGCTCGCACTGTGGAACGGGCCGGCGCTGGTCGACGTACGGCTCGGTCCGATCCTGGAGATCGAGGTCATGCGGCTGGAGGAGAGCCGACTGGTCACGGTCGAGCGGCGCATCGACGTCGACCTGCGGTTGGGGCGGCACACGGAACTCCTGGTGGAGCTGACCGAACTGACGGCGCGGCACCCCCAGCACGAGGGGTTGCACTCGCAGGTCATGGTGGCGCTCTACCGGTCGGGCCGGCAGGCGGCGGCCCTGGACGTGTACCGGCGGTTGCGGAACCGGCTGATCGACGACCTGGGGGTGGAGCCGTCACCGCAGTTGCAGCGCTTGCACCAGGCGATGCTGGCGGTGGACCCGGCGTTGGACGTGGCGGCGGGGGCGAAGCGGGGATCGACGTTCGATCTGTACGCGGCGTAG
- a CDS encoding DinB family protein → MKDEQRTPPVLTGDERATLTSVLQGQRDTLMMKCTGLTDEQLRRKAVAPSELSLLGLVRHLAEVERSWFRNVINAEGVSNFFPRNEAGERTDFHVEDADPAESFRIWEESCERSRAIVAAAESLDVRGHHEDQAYSLHYVMAHMIEEYARHNGHADLLREVIDGVTGE, encoded by the coding sequence ATGAAAGACGAACAGAGGACCCCACCCGTTCTGACGGGTGACGAACGCGCCACGCTCACCAGCGTCCTGCAGGGGCAGCGGGACACGCTGATGATGAAGTGCACGGGCCTGACGGACGAGCAACTGCGCCGCAAGGCGGTCGCGCCGTCCGAGCTGAGCCTGCTCGGGCTGGTACGGCATCTGGCGGAAGTCGAGCGGAGCTGGTTCCGCAATGTGATCAACGCCGAGGGCGTGAGCAACTTCTTCCCCAGGAACGAGGCCGGCGAGCGGACGGACTTCCACGTCGAGGACGCGGATCCGGCGGAGTCCTTCCGGATCTGGGAGGAGAGCTGCGAGCGCTCGCGCGCGATCGTGGCGGCGGCCGAGTCCCTGGACGTGCGGGGGCACCACGAGGACCAGGCCTACTCCCTGCACTACGTCATGGCCCACATGATCGAGGAGTACGCCCGACACAACGGGCACGCCGACCTGCTGCGCGAGGTGATCGACGGGGTCACCGGGGAGTAG
- a CDS encoding flavoprotein has product MTRTLYLLCSAAPPVFDVAHVIENAQSRGWDVCLGLTPTAAHWVSESLDGLAALTGNPVRWQYKLPGEPDVWPAADAVLFAPVTFNSLNAWALGLTDRFVAGIAAEAIGKDIPVVAMPCTNAALAAHPRFDLSLAELRAAGVELLHGDGGYVPGPPDEDTPAPFPWAVALDAVDRRGTPAP; this is encoded by the coding sequence ATGACGAGGACCTTGTATCTGCTCTGCTCCGCCGCCCCGCCCGTCTTCGACGTGGCCCACGTGATCGAGAACGCCCAGTCGCGCGGTTGGGACGTCTGCCTCGGTCTGACCCCGACGGCCGCGCACTGGGTGTCCGAGAGCCTCGACGGACTCGCCGCCCTGACCGGGAACCCGGTGCGCTGGCAGTACAAGCTGCCCGGAGAACCAGACGTGTGGCCCGCGGCCGACGCCGTGCTGTTCGCCCCGGTCACCTTCAACTCGCTCAATGCCTGGGCCCTCGGGCTCACCGACCGGTTCGTCGCCGGGATCGCCGCCGAGGCCATCGGCAAGGACATTCCCGTCGTCGCCATGCCCTGTACGAACGCCGCGCTCGCGGCGCACCCGCGCTTCGACCTCTCGCTGGCCGAGCTGCGGGCGGCCGGGGTGGAACTCCTGCACGGCGACGGCGGGTACGTCCCCGGTCCGCCGGACGAGGACACCCCGGCCCCCTTCCCGTGGGCGGTGGCCCTGGACGCCGTGGACCGCCGGGGCACCCCGGCCCCGTAA
- a CDS encoding dihydrofolate reductase family protein: MRIVVSEFISLDGVVQAPGGAGEDGDGGFAHGGWSHPFFDPEVVGGAFSDALAGAEALLFGRRTWQTMAGAWPERAGDPFADRMNAIRKYVVSETLDGSEPAWENTTRIPGVEAVARIRELRGAEGGDLVVMGSPTLVRTLLSEGLADELRLMIMPVLLGGGKSIFPDDGGLRRLELVSTVTSAAGVNVCTYRPVTGG; this comes from the coding sequence ATGCGCATCGTGGTCAGTGAGTTCATCAGCCTGGACGGCGTCGTGCAGGCACCGGGCGGCGCGGGCGAGGACGGCGACGGCGGGTTCGCGCACGGCGGCTGGTCGCACCCGTTCTTCGACCCTGAGGTGGTCGGGGGCGCCTTCTCCGACGCGCTGGCCGGGGCCGAGGCGCTGCTGTTCGGTCGCCGCACGTGGCAGACCATGGCGGGCGCGTGGCCGGAGCGGGCGGGGGACCCGTTCGCCGACCGGATGAACGCGATCCGCAAGTACGTCGTCTCCGAGACGCTCGACGGCTCCGAGCCGGCCTGGGAGAACACCACGCGCATCCCCGGTGTCGAGGCGGTCGCCCGCATTCGGGAGCTGCGCGGGGCCGAGGGCGGCGACCTGGTCGTCATGGGGAGCCCCACCCTCGTCCGCACCCTGCTGAGCGAGGGGCTGGCCGACGAGCTGCGACTCATGATCATGCCGGTGCTGCTCGGCGGCGGTAAGTCGATCTTCCCGGACGACGGCGGCCTGCGGAGGCTGGAGCTGGTCTCCACGGTCACCAGCGCCGCGGGCGTCAACGTGTGCACCTACCGGCCGGTGACCGGCGGCTGA
- a CDS encoding DUF4287 domain-containing protein has product MTDAVKGPASYFPSIEKKYGRPISQWQELIRSSPLTRHMELVTWLKTEHGLGHGHANALVAHTLAEDAGQ; this is encoded by the coding sequence ATGACCGACGCCGTCAAGGGCCCCGCGAGCTACTTCCCCTCGATCGAGAAGAAGTACGGTCGCCCGATCTCGCAGTGGCAGGAACTCATCCGGTCCTCGCCCCTCACCCGGCACATGGAGCTGGTCACCTGGCTCAAGACCGAGCACGGCCTGGGTCACGGCCACGCCAACGCCCTCGTGGCGCACACCCTCGCCGAGGACGCCGGCCAGTGA
- a CDS encoding NAD(P)H-binding protein — protein sequence MTTTRNTENTENTQGAPLTLVIGGNGKTGRRVAEKLRAQGRPVRIGSRTGEPAFDWHEPAGWGAALEGVDRVYVTYYPDLAFPGAAEQVGAFAEAAVAAGARRLVLLSGRGEESARRSEDNLKASGADWTIVRASWFNQNFDESFFLEPVLAGEIALPTADAVEPFVDTEDIADVVVAALTDDRHVGRTYELSGPRLLGFADVAAELSKATGREISYVPVSDADYRAVLRANDLPEDFAELFALILDGRNAHVVHGVREVLGREPRDFADFAREAAATGVWDV from the coding sequence ATGACAACGACACGGAACACCGAGAACACCGAGAACACGCAGGGCGCGCCCCTCACCCTCGTCATCGGGGGCAACGGCAAGACCGGGCGCCGCGTCGCCGAGAAGCTGCGGGCGCAGGGCCGCCCGGTCCGGATCGGATCGCGTACCGGAGAGCCCGCCTTCGACTGGCACGAGCCCGCCGGCTGGGGCGCGGCACTGGAGGGCGTCGACCGGGTGTACGTCACCTACTACCCCGACCTGGCCTTCCCGGGCGCCGCCGAGCAGGTCGGCGCGTTCGCCGAGGCGGCCGTCGCGGCCGGCGCCCGCCGGTTGGTGCTGCTGTCCGGGCGGGGCGAGGAGTCGGCCCGGCGCAGCGAGGACAACCTGAAGGCCTCCGGGGCCGACTGGACGATCGTGCGGGCCAGCTGGTTCAACCAGAACTTCGACGAGAGCTTCTTCCTGGAGCCGGTGCTGGCCGGGGAGATCGCCCTGCCGACCGCGGACGCCGTCGAACCCTTCGTGGACACCGAGGACATCGCGGACGTGGTGGTGGCCGCGCTCACCGACGACCGGCACGTCGGCAGGACGTACGAACTGTCCGGCCCGCGCCTGCTCGGCTTCGCCGACGTCGCCGCGGAGCTGTCGAAGGCCACCGGCCGGGAGATCTCGTACGTGCCCGTCTCGGACGCGGACTACCGCGCGGTCCTGCGCGCCAACGACCTGCCGGAGGACTTCGCCGAGCTGTTCGCGCTGATCCTCGACGGGCGCAACGCGCACGTGGTGCACGGGGTACGGGAGGTGCTGGGCCGGGAGCCCAGGGACTTCGCGGACTTCGCCCGGGAGGCGGCGGCCACCGGAGTCTGGGACGTGTGA
- a CDS encoding AraC family transcriptional regulator: protein MDTLTGLLEGPKARGAFLLKSVLNPPWSLRVEDRAPLSVMTMTRGAAWLLPDDGEPVAVGPGDLVVVRGPAPYTVADAPDTPVQITVGPDQRCNTEAGEDVTDTMALGVRTWGEALRDADSAVMLSGTYQAPSEIGRRLLNALPTVLVRPAGTADATLIALLASEISRDEPGQEIVLDRLLDLLLIGVLRAWLADPGSGSPAWYRAQGDPVVGPALRLLHESPAHGWTVEELALKAGVSRASLARRFTELVGEPPVAYLTGWRIALAADLLRDPEATVATVARRVGYGSAFALSTAFKRVRGVSPQEFRAGKAPAVEAPKDARGPLTVVLRE from the coding sequence ATGGACACGCTGACCGGTCTCCTCGAAGGGCCCAAGGCCCGGGGCGCCTTCCTCCTCAAGTCCGTTCTCAATCCGCCGTGGTCCCTGCGCGTGGAGGACCGGGCGCCGCTCTCGGTGATGACGATGACCCGGGGTGCGGCCTGGTTGCTGCCCGACGACGGCGAGCCCGTCGCGGTCGGTCCGGGCGACCTGGTGGTCGTCCGGGGGCCGGCGCCGTACACGGTCGCGGACGCGCCGGACACCCCCGTACAGATCACCGTCGGCCCGGACCAGCGGTGCAACACCGAGGCGGGCGAGGACGTCACCGACACCATGGCGCTGGGCGTGCGCACCTGGGGCGAGGCGCTGCGGGACGCCGATTCGGCGGTGATGCTCAGCGGCACCTACCAGGCGCCGAGCGAGATCGGGCGGCGGCTGCTGAACGCGCTGCCGACGGTGCTGGTCCGGCCGGCGGGGACCGCCGACGCCACCCTGATCGCGTTGTTGGCCTCGGAGATCTCCCGGGACGAGCCGGGCCAGGAGATCGTCCTCGACCGGCTGTTGGACCTGCTGCTGATCGGCGTGCTGCGGGCCTGGCTCGCCGATCCGGGATCGGGTTCCCCGGCCTGGTACCGGGCGCAGGGCGACCCGGTCGTCGGACCGGCCCTGCGGTTGCTGCACGAGAGTCCGGCGCACGGCTGGACGGTCGAGGAGCTGGCGCTGAAGGCCGGGGTGTCCCGGGCCTCGCTGGCCCGCCGCTTCACGGAGCTCGTCGGCGAGCCGCCCGTCGCGTACCTGACGGGCTGGCGGATCGCGTTGGCGGCGGACCTGCTGCGCGACCCGGAGGCCACGGTGGCGACGGTGGCCCGCCGGGTCGGCTACGGGAGCGCGTTCGCGCTGTCCACGGCCTTCAAGCGGGTGCGGGGGGTGAGCCCGCAGGAGTTCCGTGCCGGGAAGGCCCCGGCGGTCGAGGCTCCGAAGGACGCGCGGGGGCCGCTGACCGTGGTCCTGCGGGAGTAG
- a CDS encoding GNAT family N-acetyltransferase codes for MSPVLKSLAEAYVYGANAWPRAIVDRRDDGAEEVVGFVMAFLDFSWNGDATDRRSGIWRLNISAEHQDRGYGRFAVGAVSEEIRGLGGTRAYVTWNPGEHTPEPFYLGLGFTATGELSGTQRVGVLAL; via the coding sequence GTGTCACCTGTCCTGAAATCGTTGGCGGAGGCATACGTGTACGGGGCGAACGCCTGGCCGCGAGCCATCGTGGACCGTCGGGACGACGGGGCGGAGGAAGTGGTCGGCTTCGTCATGGCCTTCCTCGACTTCTCCTGGAACGGCGACGCGACCGACCGTCGCTCCGGCATCTGGCGCCTGAACATCTCCGCCGAACACCAGGACCGGGGATACGGACGGTTCGCGGTCGGGGCCGTCTCCGAGGAGATCCGCGGCCTCGGCGGCACCCGCGCGTACGTCACCTGGAACCCGGGCGAGCACACCCCCGAGCCCTTCTACCTCGGCCTGGGCTTCACGGCCACGGGCGAACTGAGCGGCACCCAGCGGGTCGGCGTCCTCGCCCTCTGA
- a CDS encoding NAD-dependent epimerase/dehydratase family protein gives MTGGTGFVGSHVTARLTAAVGAPDGRDGPAGPALRLLGHRRALPGHTGAAAGIETVTGDLTDPASLRGICEGVTTVVHLAARIGGTEEECRTVNVEGTRALLAEAARAGVRRFVHLGTAAVYRDEPHRGEAEGLLPEEPVSATSVTRLEGERLVLAAGGVVVRPHLVYGRGDTWMVPALVDLMGRLPYWVDGGRARLSMISADALADAVADLARLPGRLAGQVLHACHPEPVSARELVTTVGRALGVALPDGDVTLEEACARLGAAGDPVTRRRISLLAVDHWYDGSRLWKLVGAEPGPGLPEGFARYAPWYREHMGR, from the coding sequence GTGACGGGCGGCACCGGCTTCGTCGGATCCCATGTGACGGCGCGTCTGACAGCGGCCGTGGGCGCCCCGGACGGCCGGGACGGCCCGGCCGGCCCCGCGCTGCGGCTGCTCGGCCACCGGCGGGCCCTGCCGGGGCACACGGGTGCGGCGGCCGGGATCGAGACGGTGACCGGAGATCTGACGGACCCGGCGTCCCTGCGCGGCATCTGCGAGGGCGTCACCACCGTCGTCCACCTCGCGGCCAGGATCGGCGGCACCGAGGAGGAGTGTCGGACGGTCAACGTCGAGGGCACCCGCGCCCTGCTGGCCGAGGCCGCGCGGGCCGGCGTACGGCGCTTCGTGCACCTCGGCACCGCCGCCGTCTACCGCGACGAACCGCACCGGGGCGAGGCCGAGGGACTGTTGCCCGAGGAACCGGTCTCCGCGACGAGCGTCACCCGGCTGGAGGGCGAACGCCTGGTCCTCGCCGCGGGGGGCGTCGTGGTGCGGCCCCACCTGGTCTACGGACGCGGCGACACCTGGATGGTCCCCGCGCTGGTCGACCTGATGGGGCGGCTGCCGTACTGGGTGGACGGAGGGCGCGCGCGGCTCTCGATGATCTCCGCGGACGCCCTGGCGGACGCGGTGGCGGACCTGGCCCGGCTGCCCGGACGGCTCGCGGGACAGGTCCTGCACGCCTGCCACCCGGAACCGGTGAGTGCCCGGGAACTGGTCACCACCGTGGGGCGGGCCCTCGGGGTGGCCCTGCCGGACGGGGACGTCACCCTGGAGGAGGCCTGCGCACGGCTGGGTGCGGCGGGCGACCCGGTCACCCGCCGCAGGATCTCGCTGCTGGCGGTCGATCACTGGTACGACGGCAGCCGCTTGTGGAAGCTGGTCGGCGCGGAGCCCGGACCGGGGCTGCCGGAGGGGTTCGCCCGGTACGCGCCGTGGTACCGGGAGCACATGGGCCGATGA
- a CDS encoding ScbA/BarX family gamma-butyrolactone biosynthesis protein, translated as MTLLTFENNTPALSMKEAGVRRTTRCDELPRLTSTVPREYVHRSSVAEVFLTGYERIGDDTFLLTGQWPRAHTFFISADGTGHDLVQVGETVRQAGLLLCHAEYGVPLGHNVLLWSLGFKADLEQLLIGAGPTDLELIATCRDFGWKGNRFSGFLEVSVRRDGRIAATGSGLFSFVPPAVYRRLRGEYGSLSTAAPAQLPPRPAPIRPAEAGRLLPFDVVLAPGDRPGRWLLSPDLTHPILFEHANDHHPGMVLVEAARQAACGTLHARSFRPTAVESSFHNYAELDAPCWIDTEVPHSMDPGIRTVHVTGHQGDTRIFEATVTGTIASD; from the coding sequence ATGACCCTGCTCACGTTCGAGAACAACACCCCCGCGCTGTCCATGAAGGAAGCCGGCGTGCGGCGGACGACGCGCTGTGACGAGCTTCCCCGGCTCACGAGCACCGTCCCCCGGGAGTACGTGCATCGCAGCTCGGTGGCGGAGGTGTTCCTGACCGGCTACGAGCGGATCGGTGACGACACCTTCCTGCTGACCGGCCAGTGGCCGCGGGCCCATACTTTCTTCATCAGCGCGGACGGTACCGGACACGACCTCGTCCAAGTCGGGGAGACCGTCCGCCAGGCCGGCCTTTTACTGTGCCACGCGGAGTACGGGGTGCCCCTGGGGCACAACGTGCTGCTGTGGAGCCTGGGCTTCAAGGCCGACCTGGAACAGCTGCTGATCGGCGCCGGTCCGACCGACCTGGAACTCATCGCGACCTGCCGGGACTTCGGCTGGAAGGGCAACCGGTTCTCCGGCTTCCTCGAGGTGAGCGTCCGCCGTGACGGACGGATCGCGGCCACCGGTTCCGGGCTCTTCAGCTTCGTTCCCCCGGCGGTCTACCGCCGGCTGCGCGGCGAGTACGGAAGCCTCTCCACGGCCGCTCCCGCGCAGCTCCCGCCGCGTCCGGCGCCGATCCGGCCGGCGGAGGCGGGCCGGTTGTTGCCCTTCGACGTGGTGCTCGCCCCGGGCGACCGGCCCGGCCGTTGGTTGCTCTCGCCGGACCTGACGCACCCGATCCTGTTCGAGCACGCCAATGACCACCACCCGGGGATGGTCCTGGTGGAGGCGGCCCGCCAGGCCGCCTGCGGGACGCTCCACGCCCGCTCGTTCAGACCCACGGCGGTGGAGTCCTCGTTCCACAACTACGCGGAACTCGACGCCCCGTGCTGGATCGACACCGAGGTCCCCCACTCCATGGACCCGGGCATCCGCACCGTCCACGTCACCGGACACCAGGGCGACACCCGGATATTCGAGGCGACCGTCACCGGAACCATAGCCTCCGACTGA
- a CDS encoding ScbR family autoregulator-binding transcription factor, translating to MARQERAVRTRRAILEAAASVFDERGYEAATIADILTRAGVTKGALYFHFSSKQDLARGVLDEQFAEGGVPPRQSKLQELVDTSMVMAHRMQRDPMLSAGARLSLGPDMREIFGGGSVPGWIRVTEEMLIQAKARGELLPHVNTAETAWTLSACWTGVQIYSQTLVNREDIEHRVSVLFEHVYPSIATPAVLARLEMGRTRGAEVVAEMERLEEAAEVTAGQVAS from the coding sequence GTGGCACGTCAGGAGCGTGCAGTACGCACGCGTCGTGCGATCTTGGAAGCGGCGGCCTCGGTCTTCGACGAGCGCGGATATGAGGCTGCGACCATCGCGGACATCCTCACCCGCGCCGGAGTGACCAAGGGAGCGTTGTACTTCCACTTCTCGTCCAAGCAGGACTTGGCGCGAGGAGTCCTCGACGAGCAATTCGCCGAGGGAGGAGTACCGCCGCGCCAGAGCAAGCTGCAGGAACTCGTCGACACGTCGATGGTGATGGCCCATCGCATGCAGCGCGACCCGATGCTGAGCGCCGGCGCGCGGCTCTCGCTCGGGCCCGACATGCGGGAGATCTTCGGAGGCGGATCGGTCCCCGGCTGGATCAGGGTGACCGAGGAGATGCTGATCCAGGCCAAGGCGCGCGGCGAGCTGCTGCCGCACGTCAACACGGCCGAGACGGCCTGGACCCTCTCGGCCTGCTGGACCGGGGTGCAGATCTACTCGCAGACGCTCGTCAACCGCGAGGACATCGAACACCGGGTCTCGGTGCTCTTCGAGCACGTCTACCCGAGCATCGCGACGCCCGCGGTCCTGGCCCGGCTGGAGATGGGGCGGACCCGCGGGGCCGAGGTGGTGGCCGAGATGGAACGGTTGGAGGAGGCCGCGGAGGTGACCGCCGGCCAGGTCGCCTCCTGA
- a CDS encoding ScbR family autoregulator-binding transcription factor translates to MVKQERAARTREVLVRAAAEVFVEEGFATASIGAISKRAGVSAGGLHFHFGSKTALAEAVVDRAAASVRVITVSRLAGGNALQVLVDSTHDLMALLAHDPVVSAGFGLCVAAGTGDDAGAGPCGVRRQWQRWVEAMFRTAARNGELADGVSAQDAAAAVVAAIVGFEALGADEGAWLAEPSLARYWALMLPRIAADGSLGELRADGSDTMCVAAAARSGVPD, encoded by the coding sequence ATGGTCAAGCAGGAGCGTGCTGCCCGCACGCGTGAGGTTCTGGTCCGCGCCGCCGCGGAGGTGTTCGTCGAGGAGGGTTTCGCCACGGCCTCGATCGGCGCCATCAGCAAACGGGCCGGGGTCAGTGCGGGCGGCCTGCACTTCCACTTCGGCAGCAAGACGGCCTTGGCCGAGGCCGTGGTGGATCGCGCCGCGGCCTCCGTGCGGGTGATCACGGTTTCCCGGCTGGCGGGGGGAAACGCGCTCCAGGTGCTCGTCGACTCGACGCACGACCTGATGGCGCTCCTCGCGCATGATCCCGTGGTCAGCGCGGGGTTCGGGCTCTGCGTGGCGGCCGGAACCGGCGACGACGCGGGGGCCGGCCCTTGCGGCGTGCGCCGGCAATGGCAACGCTGGGTGGAGGCCATGTTCCGTACGGCCGCCCGCAACGGGGAACTGGCCGACGGCGTCTCCGCGCAGGACGCGGCGGCCGCCGTGGTGGCCGCGATCGTCGGCTTCGAGGCCCTCGGAGCCGACGAGGGGGCGTGGCTCGCGGAGCCCTCGCTGGCCCGGTACTGGGCCCTGATGCTGCCCCGGATCGCCGCCGACGGCTCGCTCGGAGAGCTGCGCGCCGACGGTTCGGACACGATGTGCGTGGCCGCCGCCGCCCGGAGTGGCGTCCCCGACTAG
- a CDS encoding AfsR/SARP family transcriptional regulator translates to MDIDVLGALDVRENGISITPTAAKPRQVLALLALHADQTVPVAALIEELWGERPPRSARTTLQTYILQLRALIATALAGDGSDTSRTAKDVLVTLPGGYLLCGGGGKSDVREFERLSGLGYRAVDAGDHPGGARLLREALGLWSGPAFADVQGGVQLDMEIRRLEETRLCALDQRIEADLRLGRHREVLAELTVLVSRYRTHENLHGQFMLALHRSGRRGEALDVYQRLRTTLVRELGIEPSAALRRLQRSILMTGPERPLETTETPKRRLVPVG, encoded by the coding sequence GTGGACATCGATGTACTGGGCGCACTGGACGTGCGGGAGAACGGGATCTCCATCACGCCGACCGCAGCCAAACCCCGTCAGGTGCTGGCGCTCCTCGCGCTGCACGCCGACCAGACGGTCCCCGTCGCCGCGCTGATCGAGGAGCTGTGGGGCGAGCGACCGCCGCGCAGCGCCCGGACCACGCTGCAGACGTACATCCTCCAGCTCCGGGCGCTCATCGCCACGGCCCTCGCAGGCGACGGGAGCGACACTTCGCGGACTGCGAAGGATGTGTTGGTGACGTTGCCGGGGGGTTATTTGTTGTGTGGTGGTGGGGGGAAGAGTGATGTGCGGGAGTTCGAGCGGTTGTCGGGGTTGGGTTATCGGGCGGTGGATGCGGGTGATCATCCGGGTGGGGCGCGGTTGTTGAGGGAGGCGTTGGGGTTGTGGTCGGGGCCGGCGTTCGCGGATGTCCAGGGTGGTGTGCAGTTGGACATGGAGATTCGTCGGTTGGAGGAGACGCGGTTGTGTGCGTTGGATCAGCGGATCGAGGCGGATCTGCGGTTGGGTCGTCATCGTGAGGTGTTGGCGGAGTTGACGGTGTTGGTGAGTCGGTATCGCACGCATGAGAACCTGCACGGGCAGTTCATGCTGGCCCTGCACCGCTCCGGCCGCCGCGGCGAAGCGCTGGACGTCTACCAGCGGCTGCGGACCACCCTGGTGCGCGAACTCGGCATAGAGCCCTCGGCGGCGCTGCGCAGGCTCCAGCGCTCGATCCTGATGACCGGGCCCGAACGCCCCCTGGAAACCACCGAGACGCCCAAGAGGCGACTGGTTCCCGTGGGCTGA